The Planctellipticum variicoloris DNA window TCGCCACGCTCCCCAGCTTTCGCGCGGCCGTCGCGTCAAACACCGCAATCCCAGCCACGATGCAGACGCTGATCGGCTCGCCGCTCCTGCGCCCGCGATCTCCATCAGTCGGCAGTTCGCCCGGCGTCGACGGCGCACCCTTTCGCCCCGGCACGCCAATGTAAACGTCCCCGCGCGTGAGCCCGGAAATCGCCGGCAGATGCCGCGTGAAAAACGCCGTCAGATCCAGCCGCTGCAGCCCCCGCTGCGCCCCCGAATTCTCCACCCGAATCGGCTTCGGCGTCCCCTTGACCTCCGGATGACCCCAGCACGTCACCGCCGCATAATTGGGATTCGCATCCAGCAGCCCCCGATAGATCGTCTTGAGCTGGTCCGACCACGCCAGACCCGCTTCCCCCCCCGACTCCTGCAGCACCCCCGCCACCGGCGGCACCGACCCCATGAATCGCACATCGTCCGCCAGCGCATCCACCGCCGCCGACAGCTTGCGCTGCAGACTCCGGCAGTCGTCGACCGCCGCCTGCAGCTCCGCCCGCCCCGACGCCACGTGCGCCTCATACGAAATCACGCTCCCCGTCAATCCTGCCGCCACCGCCAGCGCGCACAGGATCGCCGCAGCCTGCGTCAGCCGAGGATGGCGACGAGTCCATCGGTAAAATCGCTGTCCCGCCCGCTCCCGCATCGCCGAAATCGGCTCGTCCGCCATCCAGCGCCGCAGATCGTCGGACAACTCCGCCGCCGACGGATATCGCGCATGCCGGCCGCGCGACAGCGCCTTCAGGCAGATCGCTTCGAGCCCCGCCGGAACGTTGCGATTCAGCCGCCGCGGAGGGGTCGTCTTGCCGTCCACGATCGCGTCGAGCAACGCCGACATCCGACTCCCCGCCCCCAGCGTCTCGCTGCTCAGCTCGTGAGGCGCATACCCCGTCAGAATCGCATACAGAATCGCCCCCAGGCCGTACACGTCCGTCTGCTCGTCAATGTCATCCACCCGGCCCGCCGCCTGCTCCGGAGCCATATACATGGGCGTCCCCATGACCTGCCCCGCCAGCGTCGCCTCCAGTTCGTCCCGATCGTTTTCAACATCCGGCGGCGGAACGCTCGACGGATCGTCCATCCCCAGCGACCGCGCCAGACCCCAGTCGAGCACGATCACCTGACCGAAGTGGTCCAGTGCGATGTTCTGCGGCTTCAGATCCCGATGAATCACCTTGCGCGAATGAGCGTACGCAATCGCCTGACACACGCTGACGAACGCGGTCAACAACGCATGAAACGCCAGCGGATCCTCCTGCCCCAGCTCCCGCCGCTCGTGATACTCCCGGATCGCATCATCGAGCGTCCGGTTCCCCAGGTAGCGCATCACATAAAACAGCCGGCCGTCCTCCCCGTTCTCGCCGAACAGATACAGCGGCACAATGCTCGGATGCTCCAGCCGACCGGTAATCTCCGCCTCCCGGCGAAAGCGGATCGTAGACCACGGATTGAGCCCCCCTTCCGCAACAATCTCCTTCACCGCCACGTACCGGTTCAGGCTCGTATCCACCGCCAGCCAGACCGTGCCCACTCCCCCCTGACCCAGCTTGCGAATCAGCCGGAATCGAGACAGAAACGACCGTTCCTCAGCCCCAGGCACGCCGCGCGGAATCCCCGACAGCCCGAAAATCTTGGCGATCTTCCCATTCGGATCGATCCGCTCCAGCAGCCACGACGTCCGCCGGGACGGACTCTGCCGGCACGCCTCCCACGAAAGATGCGCTTCGATCGACCGCAAAAACCGTCGCGTCTCCGCCTCGACCTCGGCCAGATCTTCCTCAGAGAGCGAACCCTGCCGCTGCAGAAAACTGTGCAGCGACACCTCGCCAAACGACGTCCAGTCCTTCAGCATCTGCCGCAATTGACGCTCGCTGACCAGCCGGCTCCGAATCAACAGCGCCGCAAACGCAAAATCCAGCTCCGGCTTGGAAAACGCCCCCTGCTGCGCCAGATTCAAGACCTCCGCAAACTCCCGCGAATCAATGCCGCGAAACGCAGGTTCCGCCATCGCCAGCGTCTTGTCGGCAGTCGCATCCACAACCCCGCCCGCCGCCCGACCATTGTCGGTCGGGTCCCAATGGACCGGTTTCTCCGCGGGGGGACTGGCCATGTTGATCGCCTCAAAACAGCGCCGGCGACGGATCAGCCCACGGTCCTCCGCGACTGAAATCATCCCCTGCACGCGCACTGCACCAGATTCAACTTGGCTTCAAGAACGGAACGCGGCATCCCGGTTTCTACCTACAACCGGCCGACTCCAATCGTTCGCCTCCCGATTGAAACGGCAGCAGCGATTCTGCGGGATACGCCGCCGCCGACCGCGCACGAATGAACTGGAGACATCGCGATTTGTCTTACAATGCGGCGGTCGACACCCCGGAACCTCACGACCGCCGCGGGAAAACCAGCCCCCGTTCCCTTCCGGAGATTCTCAGCCCCCTCCGCCGCCCTCCCTTGCTCCCCCCGGCTCCGCAAGTCATTGTGCACGGCACAGCCCCCCTTCGCCGAACGCTGCGCCCACGATCCGAAACATCCGGAATCAAAACCCCCAGCCTCCTCGCAACCTCATCCCGGCCCCGCACCAGCAAAGGCGCACCATGCCCCCGCGCGGACTCCTGATCGCACTCCTCTCCCTCACCACCCTCTCCCCTGCCTTCGCCGAAGACGACCCCGCACCCGTCTTCAACGTCGGCTTCGCCAAACGCGACATCACCCCCGCCAAACCCATGCCCATGTGGGGCTACGGCGCCCGCCACGCCCTCCTCGGCGACGGCGCTCTCGACACCCTCTACGCCAAAGCCCTCGTCATCCACGCCGGCCCCGCCAAGCTCGCTCTCGTCGGCCTCGACCTCGGCCGCGGCCCCACCCGCGCCATGACCGATCGCATCCGCGCAGAAATCGCCGCCAGGGCCGGCATCGAACACGTCCTCATGGTCGGCAGCCACACCCATCACGGCCCCTGCATCGAGCTCCTCGATCGCCCCGGCTACGGCAAAGGAACCTTCGACGACGCCGTCGCCTACAACCGGCAACTCCCCGAACTGCTGATCGCCGCCATCCTCGAAGCCGACAAAAACGCCCGCCCCGCCCGATTGGCAATCGCCTCCAAAGACGTCCCCTTCAACCGCAACCGCCAGACCAAGCGCGAACCCAAAACCACCGATCCCATGCTGGCCGTCATGCGCTTCGACGACGCCGCCGGCCAGCCGATCGCCATCCTGGTCAACTTCGCCGCCCACCCGGTCATGACCGACGGCGCGACCCTAAAATTCTCCGCCGACTTCCCCGGCTACCTGCAGCAGAAGGTCGAAGCCGACCTGGCCACCAACTGCCTCTTCCTGCAGGGAGCCGCCGGCGATCTCAGCCCCAATT harbors:
- a CDS encoding neutral/alkaline non-lysosomal ceramidase N-terminal domain-containing protein, with the protein product MPPRGLLIALLSLTTLSPAFAEDDPAPVFNVGFAKRDITPAKPMPMWGYGARHALLGDGALDTLYAKALVIHAGPAKLALVGLDLGRGPTRAMTDRIRAEIAARAGIEHVLMVGSHTHHGPCIELLDRPGYGKGTFDDAVAYNRQLPELLIAAILEADKNARPARLAIASKDVPFNRNRQTKREPKTTDPMLAVMRFDDAAGQPIAILVNFAAHPVMTDGATLKFSADFPGYLQQKVEADLATNCLFLQGAAGDLSPNSPEGIRGPQAFGELLAQHVVELAKGAETKVPAKPSVKGKVDRYLFPSRIDFTNPVVTAGYSVAFFPELIQCFVLEMDQGVTAESNTILLNGEIGLVGGSGEFFSSHSRRLKERSHVGPTLFFGYCNDHNMYFPTIEAIAEGGYGADPPVSPAAIGAGEAILNRALINLYELSGTIHPEAPRVK
- a CDS encoding serine/threonine-protein kinase is translated as MASPPAEKPVHWDPTDNGRAAGGVVDATADKTLAMAEPAFRGIDSREFAEVLNLAQQGAFSKPELDFAFAALLIRSRLVSERQLRQMLKDWTSFGEVSLHSFLQRQGSLSEEDLAEVEAETRRFLRSIEAHLSWEACRQSPSRRTSWLLERIDPNGKIAKIFGLSGIPRGVPGAEERSFLSRFRLIRKLGQGGVGTVWLAVDTSLNRYVAVKEIVAEGGLNPWSTIRFRREAEITGRLEHPSIVPLYLFGENGEDGRLFYVMRYLGNRTLDDAIREYHERRELGQEDPLAFHALLTAFVSVCQAIAYAHSRKVIHRDLKPQNIALDHFGQVIVLDWGLARSLGMDDPSSVPPPDVENDRDELEATLAGQVMGTPMYMAPEQAAGRVDDIDEQTDVYGLGAILYAILTGYAPHELSSETLGAGSRMSALLDAIVDGKTTPPRRLNRNVPAGLEAICLKALSRGRHARYPSAAELSDDLRRWMADEPISAMRERAGQRFYRWTRRHPRLTQAAAILCALAVAAGLTGSVISYEAHVASGRAELQAAVDDCRSLQRKLSAAVDALADDVRFMGSVPPVAGVLQESGGEAGLAWSDQLKTIYRGLLDANPNYAAVTCWGHPEVKGTPKPIRVENSGAQRGLQRLDLTAFFTRHLPAISGLTRGDVYIGVPGRKGAPSTPGELPTDGDRGRRSGEPISVCIVAGIAVFDATAARKLGSVAIECDIERILRDHIESSPGGSRTIYLTDNEGRCVMRFRRETGLRPVDPVHSVPIRNSQFDAYFSDSDAVGVCSVGAALCAAKIPLSPRRSDQYMGLIIDSH